A window of Syngnathus acus chromosome 17, fSynAcu1.2, whole genome shotgun sequence genomic DNA:
CATCCATGCTTGGCCACATGCAAAATACATGTTCATCATCAGTGTCAAAGTTGTGGGAACATGAAGCTAAACTGatccattttcaaatcaaatgtattcaaaCTGACAACTAATCACAATGCTATCATTTGAGAAGCCTGATAAGTATTTTCCTCTACGATTCCTTCCCAGGCAGGAGATCGTGTTTTTACGACATCCACCCAGTCTGGAGGCTATGCAGAATTTGCTGTCGCCACAGATGACAATGTCCACAAGCTACCTGATACTTTAGATTTCTGCCAGGGAGCAGCCATCGGCATCCCGTATTTCACTGCCTACAGAGCTTTGGTTCACAAGTGAGACACAGCtacaacatattttttcattcttaCTAAATTGTCAATATGGGCCTGGCTATTTGCTGGCACCCACCTGTCGCCCACAGTCAGCCGGGATGGATCACAGCTTACCTGCAACCCACATAAAGACAAAGGAATGGATTTTTACCCCAGttgacaaatgaaatgaattgcattttttgcagGGCCCATGTAAAGGCTGGAGAGACTGTCCTCGTCCATGGAGCCAGTGGAGGGGTCAGAGTCAAATTTTAACATGCATGATTtagtagtttaaaaaaaaaaaaactttaacaAAAGATCCTTATTTGGGCCGATAGGTTGGTCTGGCAACTTGTCAGCTGTCCCATATGCTGGGCCTCAGGGTAATGGGGACTGCCGGGACCAAAGCGGGAATGGAGCTTGCCGCCCAAAATGGAGCTCACCTGATGTTTAATCACAGGGAGGAGGACTATGTTGGCAAAATAATGGTACTGTCACATACacattgataaaaaaaaatgacatttttgcatAACATTATTATTCGATGTttacagaacaaaaaaatgtctctgACCTTCATAATTATGGGATCCAGTCGGACAGTTTGGCGGCCCGGATTCGGCCCACAGGCCGCAAGTTGATGCACTACGTTGTTTGTTATGTTGTTGCAGGATGCCACAGAAGGCCGTGGAGTGGATGTGATTGTGGAGATGTTGGCTAATGTCAACCTCAACAACGATCTCCAGATGGTGGCATCTGGAGGACGCGTTGCCGTGAGTATCAGCAGTCGTCACAGCACTACCCGTAGCTCGCGGAAGCCTTTCAGCTCCATATCCAAACATGTTCTCCTCTTTAGATTGTCGGCTCCAGAGGCTCCGTTGAAATGAACCCCAGGGCCGCAATGGCAAAAGAGAGCAGCATCATAGGGGTTGCCCTCTTCTCTGCCACACCGGTAAACATTCATCAGATGAAACAGCAAATGTCCGTTTAGGTTCAAAATACAGTCAACAGCTTTTTGTCCTTACTCAGGCGGAGACAAAGGAGTGTGCAGCTTTCCTCTTTCGTGGGATGGAAGCCGGTTGGCTGCGTCCGGTTGTCGCTGGTCAATATCCACTGGACAAGGCCGCTCAGGCCCACCATGATATTATCGAATCTCAAGGGGCCACTGGGAAGATTGTGCTGACCATGGGATCCCAATTATAGCAAAGGGGTTTAATTGCATCATAAATCAAGAAATACTGAACTGTTCGTAGGACAATATGTTAAGATTCTCCCATATTTTTGCAGATTCATATTTTAAGGCTTGCTTTCAAGGGAAATCAATTTGGAAGTTATGCTGATGAATTGATTCTTTTTCATCAGTGCTTGATAGCGCTAATTGATACTCTTTTTCTATGTTGAATGGTTTTTATCATCAAACTGCCATCTCAAGGTTTTGACGGTAGAACATTTTCACTCATCTGCAACAAGTACcaacaataaaatatgaaactgCCTTTTGCGGTCATTGCATTTATGTCGTATCTtctcaataaatgaaaaactgtttggtttggtttggtttggttttgtCAGACACAATATGGTCTCCTCTCGGGTGACATTTGGTGCCATTGAGCGTGCGCCGCCCGCAGTAGTTGAGGTAACCTAAGCTACACACAAACAGTGACAAGACAGAATTGAATGGATTGTGCGATCGCTTCTTTACTAATCTTTAGTGACAGAACGTCTCGTTATTGCTTAATGTCAGCTATGCCGTCTCATGATCAagtaagtttcttttttttgctcatccAACCAGTTTGTTTCAGGAAAGGCTTGCGTATCTTTCCCATAATAACTGAATATTAATAGGATGGCctgaaacaaatcaaatgtacAATTATAGAAGATATACGTAGTaactatatttttgtaaacatgAGGTTATGAATCATGAAGCTCAAAAGTAGGTGCTCCATTTCCCTTAATGTAACGGAATAGTGTTTCTGTTCTTATTTCAATATGACTTCATGAGTCCAATGATCCTGGGGCTTTatgcaaattgtctttttgaacagtttgtcttatttttggggggtgcaACTTTATAGCCTTTCCTAATTCCTCAACTTTATCTGTAGAAAGTGTTTTTGTGAGTGATTTGGAATTGACTCCCCAAAATACTTCATTCCAGCTAAAAGTAATAAGCCCTGATAGTGCTGCTGGGAATTTCAAAGCTAATAATGCTGTTGGTATATTTATTGTCATCCAAATTCATTCTCACCAATTTTGTCGCCACTCAGCCTCATTGGGAACTGGAATGAAGAGTGCAAAGGAACAAAAAAGGCCATGCTAATGGCTaagctttgttttgtgttgacaATAATGGCACTGTATTCGGGTGCAGCCTGATTAACCAAATGTTACCTGGCCGCCCCAGCCCGAACATCCACTGTAATGCAACATGACCAGTAAGTAAGTGTCCTGTCATCATCAAAAAcatcattcaaatgttttgcaaacCACTGAGTATTGTTGCAATCCATCGGTTTATTATTCATTCTCCCGCATAATTGAAATGGAATATTTCCAGGTACTATCTTGCTGATGTTGTTCCTCATCATTGTCCGGCGGTGCATCCCTGTATCATCATGCCCTGCTTCGTGTATGGTTTGTTCTGACAATGCTGTCATCTGTCACAGACTGGCTTATATTATAGGTGCAACTATTTCTCTCCCTAATAAATATTTGGGTGCATAGTTACATAAGAGTCCTAAAATAGCAAACGTATGACCAGATGCTCCAGATACGACCGAGGCGCTACTTCTTACACAGGGCTCCATCGCCGCTGTCCAGTCTGCCCCATTGTCTGTCCTCAGCAACATCACTGTCATAGGTAACATGATTTGATTTCTGTTAAATATTCCCAAATTGCCAATGGGAAGATATGGGAATTTACAAGATTTCAACATCACTACGTACATTTGAACTGTTTTCCTCCTTCGCAATCATCCAACAGGTCTTAGCCATAATCGCATTTCTGTGATGGCTGAACTATCCTTCAGAAATCTGCCCTTCCTGCATACCTTACTGCTCGACCACAACCTCCTCACCAGTCAGGCCTTGCAGGATGATGCTCTGTCCAACCTTTCTCATCTCCAGGTGCTTGCATTGGGCCACAACCTTATCAGCCAGGTGAGTCTCTCCCCATCATCCTTCAATGACTTGATaagaaaaccaaaatagaATTTGTAGCTCAGACTGAGTTGGGGAGTGAATCAGAAAATCTTTAGAATTGATTTCCAGATCCAAGCTGACTGGTTCAAAGGTACCACGGCACTTAGGACCCTAAACCTGGAGGGAAACAGGATCACCAGTTTAGATCCTGGTTCACTACCTCTCCATGATCTGGAGAATCTGGATCTGTCTGATAACTTAATACAGAGCCTGGACATAAACAGGTTAGTGCATCTTTTTTAGAAGTTCCATATAAATGCCACCAACAAATATGATGATCCTTTATATACGTAGCTTCCATGGTTTGGTCCACCTTCGAAACTTGGACATATCCAGGAATCGTCTCAGTTCAGCTCCTTCTCAGGCTTTTTCCTACCTCAGCTGGTTGACCAACCTCAATCTCGATCTCAACTCGTGGAATTGTTCTTGTCAGCTACTGGATCTAGCTGCCTTCCTTTCAGCCTTCATCCAACAACCTGACAAAGTAGGAACTCGCAATCCGGTCCACACGAAAAATATCTTACAAGCTGGCTCAACTTTTGAAGGCAAATCTCGACCGTTGCCCACAGACACTGTATAACGGACGCAAGATGGTGTGTGTAAGCGTTGACAATCCGGCTGTAACGACAGTCTTGGAGCTGACCGATGCCAACTGCGTCCCATCCAATCAAAACATCACAGTGCAGATAGAGACGAGAGCCAGTGTGACACCTCAAGTGTATGCTCGGGATTTGGCCATTACAGCTGTCCTCTGCTTTGTTGGTGAGTAAGTCACACCAAAAAAACCAATCAAACTGGTAAATAATGTCATTCTGTTGCTGTTTATCAGGTGGCATTGGCTTGACACTGCTGGTAGTCCTGATCTGCTATCAAGTTTCTCgcagacaaaaaagaaaagaaattccAAAACAGCGGGACCCGGAAGAAGGCAGCGGACCAGTGAGCAACTTTACTGCTAAACATCATGAGGTCGCTGAGAAGCCAAGggaattatttttgcaagCCCACCAGCTATTGGACAATGAAAGCATACCATGGGACTCAAGGACAGAGAACTATAGAAGCCAAGTTCATAATAGAGTCAGCTCGATTGAAGATGAGGCATATTTCATGTGTCCAGATTGCAAGGTCCAAGGATTAAAGCTAAATCGGTGGGACAACAGGATGAATGGGGTCATGGAGAAAGCGCATGAGGGAGACAGGAGACTGAGCCAGCGAGACATTTTGGGGCGAGACATTCCTCACAACGTTCTCTCTCGTGATAGCTGCAGATCTTCATCTCATCAACGGAAACACCATTTCATTCCTACACCAGAAGCCCTTGCTGCTTTTTATGCAAATAATGAGATGAGGGCTGAGACAAGGCATCCTGCAATATTGCATTGTAACAGTTGCAACCGGACATTCAATATGAACGAAAGTAAGAATCACCCTCACGTGAGAGACACTTCAGTTTCTCACATCAGCAACAGAAGGAGGATTTCTGACTACGACCGGTTTGATGCAATGAATAACCAGAACATCCCAAAGCAAAGAAGAAATGTAACCTTCAATACCGAAAGAAGGGATCAAGGAAAGTCAAGGAGGACCGATGCGGCGAAAAAGCCCAGGAACATGGCGAGAGGAACAGAAAAGAACCACAAAGGAAAGCTACACTTACCCTTTGGAAAGACAAAAGTCCATCCAAAAAGGAAACCTGAGCAGGATAGGCGCAACTCCAAGaggaagaaagacagaaagcaGAGTGAAGGCAAAGAAAGCTCAGGTGAACAATCAAAAAGAAGCAGCAAGAAAGCATCAGAGAGGGATGATGGTGAGGAGAAGAAGGATGGAGGAAAAGATCAGAAGGTCAGTCGTCTTTCCCTCCaggaagaaaatcttgtcatcAACACCACAACCTCAGCGGGTGGCTCACTGGTACCTCCTGCTCCTAAGATGGTAGGTCGTAGGTCCATGTCTTTAAGTGGAGCTTCAAATAGTTTGCAAGAAGGCTTCCTATCCCCCGGGACACCTCTTCTAGCAAATGCAGAAAATGCTAATTCTTTGCAGACTACTCCACTTCACGCTTCCCTGCCTGGAGGACTCGAACCCAATTCTTCTCTGAACCCAATTCTCTCCCAAAGCCCACTTGACAGCTCTACTCTTGAACCAAGAGTGAAGTCAGACCCAAGGCTAGATGAAGGCTTTTGCACTGGTGATAGACAATCTCCTCTGGCCTCTGAATTGCCAATAACGGCATCTCAAAGTTTAGATGGTTTTAAGAGCGAGAATGGGACTGCAACAGATGGTCTGCTAGACAGCAAATGTGTCGCTGGAAGGCCTGAAATGGAAGTTCAAGCCGTGTCTGGAGTAAGCACGCTGGCTGCAGATGTCTTTCCAGAAGGTGCATCCGCACAGAGCACATCCTCATCAGGCAGTGCAAAGGCCACCTCTCCTCTGCTGCAGCAGGAGTACCTGGAGGAGGAAAGTGGCTCCTCTTCAAGGAGGAAGTTGAGGCTGGTGCTCCCTGAGAAAACCTCCAGCCGAGAACCCACAGCACTAGAAAAGAAGATCCGGTAGTTGCTCAAACCTCGAGAAAGATACAGAAAAGATCATCAAAATGCTCAGAAAGAACTTTTGTAATTCAAATCATGTGTAAACCTTGTAAGTGGTGTtcataaaagaaatattgagTATCAACCACTTCAAGGTATTAGAGAGGATCTTATTTAGAATTTACTTTGTAATATTTCGTAAATTTCTCCCCACATACCACTGACATTTCCTAAAAACAACAGAGAAGAATGGAGAGGAGGGACCTGCACGTAATTGTTATTCATCTGGGTCACTCCACATacctgatggatggatggattcagGAATTGCAGTATCTACCTtttgccactagatggcagtgtGTACCTCTTTGTCCATGAACTGGAGCTCTGGATGGATGATTCCAGTTAAAAAGGCTGTCAAATAAACCTAAAAAATACCATGTCAAAAATCTGCTGACGAGAGCTGCGGGGTATCTTTACCCCCCGTGACAAATGAAATCTGACTGTATGAAACTATTTTAGATCATGTTTACAACAGCAACAATTCAACAATCCCATGTGATCAATCCCATCTTCATTTCAATGAGCAAGTCAGTGTTATTTTGTATAGCTACCGATGAGTGCAAAAGctcaaataaaagacaaactaaaGATGCCATTGCTACTGTGATATCATGAACATGTATAAGAAAAACaactacaaaaacaacatcaagAGTTGGGAGGAATGACTGCACATCAATGCAGcactgactttattctcaaacacatttttagaatctaaaaataagaaaatctTCATGTTTGTTGCCCAGAGTCCTTTTATCTGCCAAACCCCcacataaaatacaaaaaaagatacaaggtgagcaagagagaaagaaagagtcaCTCTCTTCGTCATTAACACTAAAACATAACGTgattaaaaacattgaaacaCAGCCAACAAAGCAATAGTTATAGGTTCATAAATAGCCTCTGTGCACAGAGAAGTAGCGATGCCAAAAGAGACCATGCAGCACTATCAAGCACTCCACTTCaactcgctcgctcactcattCACTCACCAACGCACACACCCGAATTTTGGGTCCAAATCAATTTTggaaacagacagacagacagacagacgtaTGTATACATGGAGAAGGAGCTGTCATCATATAAACCTTTGAATTCCCCTCCTAattatttgacatttcaaGGACTAAAATACACTGGATTGGTGCCCAACAGATGTGAGCAGCACTGTGAGAGAACAACGTGGGCTTGTGTGTGCCGTGCTCTTTTTACTTTGGCTGCAGCCGTACAGGTATGCTATGGAGGGAAAGAAATTGAATTAACTGGATTTAAAAGGGACACCGTGAACAATTACATTACAGCTTTATACAAGCGCTCTTCAGAGCTTTTTTAGAACTGCTAGTCCAGTCCAACtatacaaaaagaaagagaaaagtaAGTAgaaagatctttttttttgtaggatgGACTTTTATGGAGTATCAGGGCCACactgaaaatacaaaaatgtcatacaagaaatgtcagaaaataaagacaccATTTAACAATCATGAAGTTGGACTGCAGCAAGGGAAAAGTATTCAATTGTGATGGAAAATTGCCACATTATTCTCGTAATATTGTTGGATGTTAATTGTAAAGTCaagtaaaagttttttttttttttaacggtgTGACCCTAATATTCCTTTGTAGCAGTTGGCTAGAACAATGGCTTTGGAAGAGCTCATCTATTCCATTATATACAACCTTCACTCAGACTGAAAAGCTCTCCTTTGTGGAACACATCCTCTCAGTCCAAATCAATATACATTTAAGTAGCAGATCAAATTCAACCAGTCTAAGTCATCTATGTGCAGGAGCAGGACGTCGTCAGGTCTCTTGACCTGTCCTACCTCTCAAGGATACGGGAAAGTGGCGCTATACACATGCTCCATTTAGTTTCTCATATTTGCTGTCAGCTGGACTggatgtactgtactgtatatcaTTCCGGctaaacaaatatttagtcAGGACTTTTGTCTGGTTTGCGGGGGCCGTGCTGCAAGTTCACTTGAGTGTCTGGCTCTCGTTGAGGTCCCGCACTGGCAAAAGCAGGATGTCAATGACGTTTGGTCTCACTTTGTTCTCAAATTAACTCTGGTACAAAGTTTTATCTCGCTGAGGACCTCTGGAGGACAAAAGACAACAttgaggagaaagaaaaacaaacaacagtaAGCAAACCTTCATTTGGTGCATTTAGAAAAAGAACATGAATTCatgatttaatttgacttcACTGAGGGACAATGTTTTGGAATGTTTTCCTGCTCGTAATGCATTGTGCATGCATATTCAACTTTTGAGTGAGCATCGATGATCACTACTTTTCCAAGTGCATTGTGGGTGATTTTGAGGCTCCCTGGACATTCGGACACGCCTACAAAATGGAGTAACCACTTCATAGTGCACAGTGTGCATATTCGGACGCAGCCAATATGTATACCATTACGTTAgcatagtatatatatatatatatttttttaccgtGGGCTGGAACACTTTGATGTAGACAATGACATGTTGGCCCAGTTTTCACGTGTTTGCACACggccattaaaaatgaatcagAAAAATATTAGCTgtggtttgatttttttacccCCTGCCAATCTGCATCCATCTCCCAAATCAGTCAGGCTCTACTGTGTATCTTACTTTCCAGCAGTGTGGAATGCAACAATAGACACATGCGCAAGGCACACTTCCTTGGACTTGTGATGTTCCCTGAACACTTACCCGTTGCCATGGTAATCAGTGCTCCAGTCAAGAGATGGGTGATGGCCGGCCATGTGTCGACTCAGCTGGTGGTAGTCCACTGATGATGACATTACCCCTCCGCTATTCATCAGACCCCCTCCGATTGGCTGATACTCCGGCTGGAGGGAGTAGGCCTGCAATGCAATCAAATAGAAGAAGGGAGCGAACAATCATTCCGAGAAACGGCAGTGAGCGGCGGACGTCAAGAGTCGTATTCCGGAGGCTGTCGCAAAGTTGCATGCATCATGGGACTTGCTCGATTTGGGGGTGTAAAATAGCTGCCATCAAGTTGATCAATTACACAGTTTGGAGTGTCTTGCCCACTGCGGGATGAGGAGATAAGAGCGGGAGAGGGAGGTGAACAGGAGCTTCAAGATACTTGAAGAGGAAAATCAGCCGATGCCGTGGAAGATacgcgtttgtgtgtgcgcacggaCAGAGAAAGGAGGCTGAAAGGGAAGTTAATCGGAGTGTTGTGTGTGAAAGAGGAGGACAGCAGGTGGTTGGGGTCTCCCCCTCTCCTTCTCTACCTCACCTATTCATCCTTTGTTGAGCAAATTCTTCTCCTTCACTCCTTCACAAAGACCCCATCTGCCTCTTTTGTCTCTCTGTCTTTCCCTCCCCCCACACAATTCCCCTCACTCGCCACtcggagaagaagaaaaagtttgGAGCTCTGCAACATTGTTCTCGTCCTCTTTTTGGGGGCCAATACATACACGCGCACACCATTTTCCCAGAGAAGTGACagaaaatttgatttttttttgtcacatgaTGAAAGATAAACCTGGTTTGACGCTAATGTGCACGCTGGGGAATCGCCGTCGCCAAGCAAgcgaggaaaaacaaagacggaTGGATACCGTCATCGATTTGATCCTGCAATAGTTAAATCTTGCCCAATGTATCAAATTTGGAAACtcgtattaaaaaaatttggagcgctcatcTCTTTTGTTCAAAAACAGACAAGTGCAAGAATTTGACTCCACTACAAAGTGACACTGAAACGGTATTATGCTTTGTGAATCCAAATCGATGACTGAGTGTACTTGAGTCTCTTGAACTAAACCTTACTTAGTCTTAACTGACAGTAACTTTACACTTCAAAGTGAGACGAGTCACATTGATTTTTGATCTCCTTCATTGCTGCTATGCTCTCCAACAgcataaaatgtaaacagcTTCTCACGAACCAGTCTCGCCAAGGTGtttcatgacatcatcatttgtGTTGAACTGTTCCGTGCAATGAATCCTAAGTACATAATACAGATGAAAGCATTTTACGCTCACATTCAAGTCGATTCAAAGCTATTTTGGAAGCTCCAGATTTTGTTTAGCACAGACAAATATTTTGGGGAATAGGTAAGCAAAGGCTGGAGGCTCTTAACTTGTGGCTACCTAGATTTCGGATGGAATTACAGCTCCCCCATATAGCGGCATTTCTGTCGAGGATATACGTATGCGACAAATGACAAGTACATGAGGACGTGATTGGCTTTCAAGGAGAACGAGACGAGCTGAAGTGAAATGGATTTAGCACTTAAAGGTCACGGGGGGGTTAGGAGATTGGACGATGGCGTGATAGGCGGTCGACTTAAGGCAGTCGAAATGGCGCTTGTCGCCTTTGGAAAATGTAACCCGTCATACAAAGTGGCCTCAAATAACGGTGGAGCAGCTGAGGCACCTTGCGTTGTCTTAGTCGTGTAAAGCCAATGTTAAAAGTCATGAACATGGTTACATGCTGTGAACAGGCACTGACCTGCGTGATGGCCGGAGAGTGCGTCATTCCCAGCGAGTGAGCGCCGagctgctggtgttgctgctgctgctgatgatgatgatgatgatgcggACTGTGCAGCCCCCCCAGGTGAGCCTGGCTGTGGAGCGGGGGGCTGACCTGGTGAGGCGGGGTGGAGGCTTGC
This region includes:
- the cryz gene encoding quinone oxidoreductase, with translation MSDFKLMRAIRVSGFGPPSVLELCANVKVQLPGRGEVLIRVHACGVNPVETYIRAGTFSRKPSLPYTPGSDIAGVVESVGEGVTAVKAGDRVFTTSTQSGGYAEFAVATDDNVHKLPDTLDFCQGAAIGIPYFTAYRALVHKAHVKAGETVLVHGASGGVGLATCQLSHMLGLRVMGTAGTKAGMELAAQNGAHLMFNHREEDYVGKIMDATEGRGVDVIVEMLANVNLNNDLQMVASGGRVAIVGSRGSVEMNPRAAMAKESSIIGVALFSATPAETKECAAFLFRGMEAGWLRPVVAGQYPLDKAAQAHHDIIESQGATGKIVLTMGSQL